The Triticum urartu cultivar G1812 chromosome 6, Tu2.1, whole genome shotgun sequence genome includes the window GATTCACTCGTGATTACCGTTTTCTCATTGAATTTTATCCTTACTTTTTTTTGGTTAAGGACTTGGACACAAGGAAAATCCTTCTTAATTAGGGGCAAGTGCGTGGGAGCTCTTTACCCACTCATATCTTCATCATCATTGCTGAATAAACAAGCTTTTGTCGTCATCAAGCCATCTTCTGCAAAGTGGCATAGTAGATTAGGCCATCCTCATCAGTCATTGTTAAACTTGTTCTTAGTAAAAATAAGCTTCCCCATGCTCATGAGTCTAGCGTTGAGTCAGTTTGTGATCCATGTCAGCAAGCTAAAATTCATTAGCTACCATACCCTATTTCTACAAGTATCTCTACTGCACCCTTACAACTTGTATTCTCAGATGTTTGGGGGCCAACTCCTGTTTCAGTCGGCAGACGTTTATACTACGTGAGCTTTATCGATGATTATAGTAAATTTACTTGGATCTATCTTCTTAAGAAACGATCTGAAGTGTTTCAAGTTTTCAAGAATTTTCAAAATCTTGTTGAACGAAACCTAAACACTAAGATCATTGCCATGCAAACTTACTGGGGTGATGAATACAAGAAACTCAATTATTTCTTTCGGCAACTTGGTATCTCACATCATGTTTCATGTCCACATGCCCATCAACAAACAAAATGGTTCTGCAGAAAGAAAACATCGTCATGTTGTTGAGGTGGGGCTAGCCCTACTAGCCAATGCATCCATGCCACTAAAATTTTGGGATGAAACTTTTTGACTGCTACATATCTCATGAACTTACTCCCTAGCAAAGTCATCAAGATTGAAACTCCTATCACACTACTCTATGGCATTACTCCTGATTACAAATCACTTTGTGTGTTTGGTTGTGCATATTGACCCGACCTTCGACCATACAGTGCACACAAACTTGCATTTCGCTCAAAGCAATGTGCTTTTCTTGGTTATAGTCCAATTCACAAAAGGAGTCAAATGTCTGGATATCTCTACTGGTAGGGGTCTACATATCTCGTGATGTTGTGTTCGATGAGTCCGTCTTTCCTTTTGCATCTCTTCATCCAAACCCCGACGCTCTCCTTAAAAAGGAAATCCTTCTTCTTCCGTTTAATCTTCGCGATTTTGATCATGGGGTGACAATTGTACTGACCAAAATGATGATTCTATGAGTACTCGTACTGTGTCTACACCCATGCAGGTTCATGAAGAAGACAAGAAAACGGCACAGAAAATAGTGAAGAAACTGAGCCAATTTTTGCTGAAAACGGTGCTATATTTGATGTGATAGAAGAAGATGAGTTGGGCACCCAAAACGAGGAGGATTTGCAGCCACCTGGAACTCCTTTTCGCCAGAGATCCACATCGGATCATGCGCGCTGGCGCAATCAGCCGAGCCAGCTGTGAGCGACACGTCAGCGCCCAGGGAAAGGCACCCGCGTCCCACGCGCGGGCCAGCGACCAGCTCGGGATCCGGCACGGGATTCCCGATCCCCAAGTGCGGGCAGGAAACAACACTGCGGCCCACACGCACTGTAGGAGCTTTGTAGTACATGACATTGACAAGACCAGATATATCCTTTGCTGTTAACAAGGTTTTTCAGTATTTACATGCACCCAATACTACACACTGGACAACTGTTAAAAGGATTTTGAGATACATAAAGCATACCGCAAGTTTGGGTCTTCAATTTAGATGCTCTAATTCTACTCTTGTCAGTGTTTTTTCTAACGCTTGTTGGGAAGGATGAAGTGATGATAGAAAATCAACTGAAGGATTTGCACTACTCTTTGGCTCTAATCTTATTTCATGAAGTGCCAGAAAACAGGCTACAATGTCAAGATCAAGTACAGAAGCTGAGTACAAATGTTTAGCAAATGCTACTGCTGGAATTATTTGGTTGGAATCATTGCTTCATGAGTTAGGAATCAGGCCACATCATATATCTTGCGTGTGGTGTGACAACTTAGGAGCAACCTCTCTTTCTGTTAATCCAGTTTTGACGGCAGAACCAAACACACTGAGATTGATTTTCATTTTGTGCGAGAAAGACTTGGAGAAAAAAAGTTGGACATACGATTTATTCCTTCCAAAGATCAAGTGGCAGACAGTTTTACTAAAGCTTTGCCAATGAAGCCATTTGAAGAAATTAGAAGAAATTTGAGGGTATTAGAAGATATAATTTAAACTTGTTGTAATCTCAACGATGTCTTATCTCTATTCCCTCTCTCGTAGCTATCTCGTTCTCCTCTCTCATGTACGCTTTTTACGCCCCACCATAGCTCGCTTGGACAGAACCAACTGCACGCATCATCAATGAACTATACTGAAGCGCGCCGTGCGGGCTGCAGCCGTAGCTGGGTTGCCGTTGGTTGCATGCATCCTAAATGCTTGGCTGAAGTACTCCTCCAGTGTGCATGCGGCCAGCCACATGCGTTGCAGTTCATCGCGGCACGCCGGCCAGCGCATTACACGTTCGTCACTCCACGCGGTAGaaaacgacgacgacgacgacgacttACTGTTGTGATCTGAGCTAGCCGGGTCTCCGTGTGCAGACGTCAAATCAGCATTGAATCACGCCAGACGGAGCAAACGCACCAAGATCTCCGTGTGGTCTCGTTCAAGCTAGCAAAAGTTGCGAGAGGCGCCAAGGCACCGTTCATGTTCACTAGTGGCTGGGGCGCCATCTTGAGCCGGGATTTGGTTGAATGGGGAGTGAGGAGAGGAGGAGGCGACACGGCTTACTGCTGCCTCCTCGTGCTCCGGCACCTTTGCATTGAATTGAAGGCCGGAGCGGTTCATGGCAGGCGAGGGAGGAGGCGACTTGACTTGACCTGGCCGGCCCTGCACCACCACCACCCTAGCTAGCTACTCCTGTTGGATGCTGGTTCCACTGGTTTGGGCAGAAACAGTAGCTGCATGCACCATCAATGAACGGCCGTTGCATCATGAATGCTGCCTGAACCCAGCCGTGCAGACTATGGACGTAGACGACGCGTTGCATGGTGCACGCATGCTGCTACTCCCCTGTGCATGCGGCCACATGCGGTGCACTGCATCGACCGCGCCACACTGTCCCTCCGTCCGTGCAAGTGCCAGCCCCGTTGGTAGACGAGACGACGACGGTGACGACCACTTACTACTTACTCGTAGTTACTGTTGCCACGGTGTGCAGCGCTCGCGGGCACTTGCTCTCTTGTCAAATCAGCATTCGATCACGCCGGCCGGACGACCAACGTTCAGTGAAGCCTCGGCATCAGTCAGACCCTCTCGTCGTGGACACCAACCAGTTGATCCCAAATGAGCTGGCAGTAATTAAACCTTTTTATTTTGCGATGAGTAACTAAACCTTTTGACCTCGTTGCTATAAGTTCACCCTAGAAGTGTACCCGGAAGCTAAAACATTTGCAACATTCAGTCTCGAGACCATTTATAACAGGACGTTAGGATGCAGTCGATGTACGCGGTGCAGTCAGTCGCTCATTTTGATGCATGCATACATATTAACAAGTTACGACTCGTGAACAATGTCAAATAAAATAATTTACAACTTTTGACCAGCCATAGTGAAGATGCATGCCCTATACACTAAACAATGATCATTATTTATGAATAAACTGAACCTAGTACCAGTGACATTTGATTTGATGAACTAACACATACATTTGGCAGTAAACACACAGGGTTACTCAATGAGTTACACTACATATTTTCATGGGACAAAGGGCGACTCCCCTCCTTCTAGTTGAAGTATTTTATCCACAACAGCAATACAAATATACGCATTGTCCCATCCATAGTTTCCTATCTCGACAAATATAGACAACCTGACTATAGTTCACAAACAAGTTGCGACTTATGGGATTGATTCAATATGAAAAGGCGATTGAATATGTCTGTCATCGATGGCCTTTGATCCACATCAAGGCTAAGACATTCCACGGCGATCCCTGTCAAACTATCCAGAATCTCCAAATCTTCAGTTACAATAATTTCCTTGTCAAACAAGTGAGTTGCTTTCCTCTCTTTTTTGTAAGCTTCAAGGAAATTGATCACTAAGCTACTACCCTCGGAATGTGTGGCTTTCTTCCTACTAATAAGCTCCAAGATGACAACTCCAAAACTGTATACATCACTTTTTTCTGTTAGTCGGCCTGTCTGCAGATATACTGGATCCATATAACTCATGTCACCAATAATAGATCCTGTGTGCTGTTTGTCTCTCGCAATCAACCTTGATATACCAAAGTCTGAAATCTTTGGCACAAACTTTTCATCCAAAAGTATATTTGCTGGTTTAACGTCACCATGTAGGATCTTGATATTGGTTTTTGAGTGCATATAAACCAGACCATCTGCTGATTCTGTAGCAATACTTAAACGCACACCCAAGTTGAGGGGCACCTTGTTTTTGCCGTGAAGAATGTCATCGAGGCTACCACTGCAGAGAAACTCATAGACTAGAATCGGGGCTTCGACTTCTAGGCAACAACCTATGAGCCTAACGATGTTCTTGTGGATGACTTGAGATTGAATGATGACTTCATTTGCAAACTGTTCATTCTCTAGCACACTACCACTAATCGGCTTCTTCACTGCGACTGGTTCATTATCAAGAATTCCCTTGTAAACTTCACCAAAGCCACCTTTCCCAATAAAATTGCTACTCTTAAAAATTGGCTTGAGCCTGTCCTTTTCAAACAGTTTTATGAATTTTGCCTTCTCTAATGTATGCCCACCGTTCTTCTCATAAAATTGTctagttttctttttctctttgcGAAGAAGAATAAGGAATGATATGGCTGCTATGATAAAAACACCACCTATTCCACCTGGATGGACACATAAATAAAAAGATTTCATATAACTGAATTCTAAGAACTATTCTGTGTGCAGAAGAAAATATAAAAAGGGAGCAACACTTCTGATAACTTGCTTTGTTTTGTTTCACAATAGCATTGATTTCCTACCTCAGGGTCACTACGGGAGTGTTTGATTACATGGACTAGACTAAAaaaagtccctataagtccctatgtaaccaaacaggagggacttatTTTATAGGGACTAGAAAAAGACTCTACTGAAGGGTCTTTTTTCTTTAGTCACTGGGACTAAAAAAAGTCTAGTCCCTTGCAACCAAACACCCCCTACGTGGCTACATGATAAGACCCACTATCCAATGGTACAAAGGGGTTTGTGCCAAGTTCCGATGTGGGGATTTGCCCACACGCTGGTTAATTCATAGGTTTGTCATTAGTGTCACATATGAACATTCGTTTTTTTTCAAAGACATCCACGTGAGAAAAATATATATTATCACAAACGATTTTGTGAACCGTCTGACTTTATTGGTCACTAATAATACAAGCCTGTCACATATGACTTTGGGTGAGGAACCGTTTGTGATATGACCCAAAGCTGAGAACATCCGAGGGTTACATCTAGGAGTTTGTGTGAGGAACCCTGGCTACAATAAACactcatccctactccttctgcCTCATAAATAAAAAACCAATCCTATTCACAGCAGCGCCTACTAAAACCATTGCCACGCTTGTATAGCTCACAAGTACTTAAATTGTATGTACCCATGTGCAGATCTAGAAAACACCCATGAGTTTAGTTCCGGGTATACCGAGACTTTCAAATTTGGACTCTAAGACCGGGAGTTCTGGGCCTCCAAACATTTCGGCACCTTTTTTTTGCCGAAACATTTCGGCACCAGTTAACCATCTGTTTAGTTTCAGCACTGTTC containing:
- the LOC125515603 gene encoding wall-associated receptor kinase 4-like, which encodes MTTPSRPHSQPLPKILLLVLLSATIPHLIPEAAAAEQDEQQPITLAGCPDKCGNISIPYPFGMKPGCFREGFQVTCNDSFNPHRAYEVLPNRYPRGVPFVIDFSIPKGSCPAKGQPPPSDYACVSGNSSCANTTTGQGYVCKCWDHYEGNPYIVNGCQDINECELRDLYPCSADGVCKNKLGGYDCPCKPGMKGDGIKGTCTDKFPATARVILGGIGGVFIIAAISFLILLRKEKKKTRQFYEKNGGHTLEKAKFIKLFEKDRLKPIFKSSNFIGKGGFGEVYKGILDNEPVAVKKPISGSVLENEQFANEVIIQSQVIHKNIVRLIGCCLEVEAPILVYEFLCSGSLDDILHGKNKVPLNLGVRLSIATESADGLVYMHSKTNIKILHGDVKPANILLDEKFVPKISDFGISRLIARDKQHTGSIIGDMSYMDPVYLQTGRLTEKSDVYSFGVVILELISRKKATHSEGSSLVINFLEAYKKERKATHLFDKEIIVTEDLEILDSLTGIAVECLSLDVDQRPSMTDIFNRLFILNQSHKSQLVCEL